The DNA sequence TCTGACAATGTATGTGATTACAATGAGGCCTAACCCAGTGTTGCTGAAAAAAGTTTgtataaattaaaagaaaggacTTCACTCCTATGAAGAAAGCACCTTCTGAACCTCAGTAGTGACCTCCTTCGGGGGTTTCTCTGCAGGGATGACGGCTACCACACCCTTCTTCACATAGTAATCAATAACCTGCAATTAAAGCGTGCTCAGGATATTgacaggaaaaaagaaagcagCAAAATGTACATTGGAAGAGcttaaatgattgaatttcaaatcaaataccCAACAAAGAGTTTTCTGGGGCATGAAAAAGGGAGAAGATCTCATACTAATTGATCCCCACTTAGACAATTCAATCATCTGTAATGTAATTCCAAACTAATCCAATAACAGGTATTGAATCCACACAGACAAAGGTTGATACAGTCATAAATGATCTATAAACATGTTCCATTTCATCAGGTCAGTGATTTAGTTTTTAGTAGGTGAAGAAGACAGGTTCAGgtccatgttacaatcccaatgACATTACCAACTATGAAGAGATGGCATAATTTCCTTACGAGAATCAATagcaacccccacccccccctccccaaaaaaaggTGTTTCAACTGCTCACTTCCACGAGCAGAAAAGTATTTAGAAATATTTCAGTAATTACACTGACCGACCCCTAGTATTTATCTAAAGGGAGACGTTCTTCTGAGCAGGCAGGGTACTCTGCACCCTATCACATTGTTTTTTTAAATCACTgtttctctttaaaaaaaaaaaNNNNNNNNNNNNNNNNNNNNNNNNNNNNNNNNNNNNNNNNNNNNNNNNNNNNNNNNNNNNNNNNNNNNNNNNNNNNNNNNNNNNNNNNNNNNNNNNNNNNNNNNNNNNNNNNNNNNNNNNNNNNNNNNNNNNNNNNNNNNNNNNNNNNNNNNNNNNNNNNNNNNNNNNNNNNNNNNNNNNNNNNNNNNNNNNNNNNNNNNNNNNNNNNNNNNNNNNNNNNNNNNNNNNNNNNNNNNNNNNNNNNNNNNNNNNNNNNNNNNNNNNNNNNNNNNNNNNNNNNNNNNNNNNNNNNNNNNNNNNNNNNNNNNNNNNNNNNNNNNNNNNNNNNNNNNNNNNNNNNNNNNNNNNNNNNNNNNNNNNNNNNNNNNNNNNNNNNNNNNNNNNNNNNNNNNNNNNNNNNNNNNNNNNNNNNNNNNNNNNNNNNNNNNNNNNNNNNNNNNNNNNNNNNNNNNNNNNNNNNNNNNNNNNNNNNNNNNNNNNNNNNNNNNNNNNNNNNNNNNNNNNNNNNNNNNNNNNNNNNNNNNNNNNNNNNNNNGGGGTGGGGAGCTTAAACTATGTCTCTCAGACAACTTTAGTAGAATTtaatttttgttcttaaaaGCACTAAAACCATTTAAATGACAAAAACAATCCATCATTTCTGTCTCTCTTACACcccatgaaaaagaaaaggggcaaGAATATCCATTGCCTGAGAAACACAAGTTGTAAGCAGGAAAGCCAGGTACTCTCTTATGTCTTAAACATGTTTTCAGCACTTCAAATTTGATTTCTACGGATATTTGGGACATTATCATGCTCTAGCAACCAAAGTGTTAAATGCCATATTAAAATGCAAATGACATCCAAAATACTATATGTTTAAAAAGATACCCTAAATCTCGACCCAAATATTGTTTAGCTTGACAATATCTGTATGCTCTGATATACATCCATTTTATAAAGTAAGAATATAAATTACAATGTTGGCAATAAAGGAATCAGAAGTAACCAtctcgattttatttttttctgaatttgagGTAGACAAAGGTGAGGTTTGCAATCTAATGGAGAAAAGAGGTTCAGGTCAAACTTATGCGATGGAACTTCGGCCCTACGCGATTCAAAGACTTCCAGTTGCCACCACAACCCGGAAAAATGTTGCACCCCCTAGTCATACTCCTCCAATGTCCACCCTGAATCCATGTGATGGCACTCCCAAAGATGCATTAAGAACCGTAGTATTCCTCACTACACTAAGTAGACCCTCAATGTTTAAAgtggtaataaaagttcaagtatggccatTCATTGTTTGGTGGAGGAGGTATTATTGAACGCTTCTCACACTTCTTCAATCTCCACTCCAATCTTATTACATTTCCTACACAACTTACTAAACCCTAAAGGAAAGAAGATTTATAAAAGAaccaaaataatgaaaagaaatTAATGGCAGTCAAATGATCTTACATCATCAACACCAGGAACTCTTGGGGGTTCATATTTTGTGTGGTAGGTCCGACCACTTGAAGGATGAACCCATCGACCAGTGATTCTCTCTTCCAAAAGCTTATCATCAATGGCAAAGTTGAGTACCTTATCGATTTTGGTTCCTTGCTTTTCGAGCATCTCATCAAGCTGCAATGAAGCAACAGGAGAATGAATAGAAGTccataaatagaaaattaagaATAAATGACAAAGCTATATAAATGATTTGGCATGCACCTTTTCAGCTTGTTCCACTGTCCTTGGGAACCCATCAAGAATGAAACCTTTCCGACATGACGGCTTCTTCATTGCTTCATCAATGATCCCAACAACCAGGTCATCAGAAACAAGTTGTCCCTGAGAAGCATTGACAGATCAATCATAGATGAACCCATTAATCAATCTAATCCTAATACATCCTCAGAGAACATAATGCATGACAGGAAACTTGTCAGGCATCCTTAGAGGAATAATGATATTTTACCTTGTCCATAGCCTCTTTAGCCTTAATTCCAAGGGGAGTTTTAGCAGCAACAGCAGCTCTCAGCATATCACCAGTGGCCAAATGGCACAAACAGTATTCATCTTTAATGATTGGTGACTGAGTGCCTTTTCCAGATCCAGGTGGACCTGCAAGTCATCTAATCTAATTGTAtaatttcaaaaattggaaCCAAGCACAAAATATAACATTTATCTAAGGGATTTtcttgtcaaataatttataacctCAACTTTTTTACCCATTAGTAtatcacactttttttttccaatgagggaaaatattttcattCACATGAGTTTTCGAAAAATGTGCATGACAATGACAgattttgataatgacataatgacaagtcattttcaaattatttttgaaaatccttttatACTCTTAGCTTAAAGAACTTTTAAGAATAAGACAATTAAGAGGTTATGAGTTCAACTTTCTTAAGGCCCCgcctattccccccccccccaacaaaaaaaagggacaaTTGAAAGAAGGGGTCAAATTTTAAATAGACCCATAGAGATGTCATGTAGACAATCCTTCTATCTAAATAACAAATTGCTAACTCACAAATAGTTAAAAGCTGGGAAAAAATACATTCCAAAGGAAAATGAGCAGTTATAGGAGGAGGACACTAATGTGATAATAAATATCTAATCAGTAATAAGTACACTATAAATAAGTTTGTGCCCAATGCACTATGGCTGTTTCTGAGCTGCTGATATCTAGGTGTGAGTTGGGGACCATTCCAGCACACAAAACCAAAAACATAGTTGGGACATCCAAATTATGGTGCTCAAACCCATTGTCTCACTTATTCATACCCCAAAACCAAGCATCAAACCTTAGGTTTAAGGCAGTAAGGGTTGCAGCCTAGTTCACGATCAATTTAGACTTCATAGATAAAGGACACTCCTAGCTAGGACATTTCACCCCATTTATTATAAATTGGATGAATCATATGCAAGCAACTGCACTCAAGCAATtatcaacaacaaaaacaacaaactcagccttatcgcaacttaatggggtcggctacatagatccacACAAAAACACaataggagaaatgaaagtaaaaggaaagaagctcAGCACCAGGAAGTCAGGACAATCTCAGCTAGATGGGATAAATCTGTAGATACAATATAAATTGATTACTAAACGCATGGTGGAGAAAGAAATGGTTAACTGGCCAGTGGATCAATAGTTGTCAAATGGCTAAAAGATAAGTTATATTAAATACGGTCCACATTATGTCATTACTTTGCTGGTAGACATGCTTTTCGGAGGGCAGATTAACTAGGATTGTCACCTAGCAAAGAGATCTAGGTGACATTCGAGTTTTCAATGTGGTAGCTTGGCAGCGCAGAGGCATTATGTATTTGTCATGTCCTCTCACATGATGAACTTAAGCCCAATAACAATTTGTTACAATGCAAGAGAAACCACCCTTAATAGGACACCTGCTTCTAAAAGTCTAACCTAttaatccttatttgtttaactTGCTTCCCAATCATCTGTACAAAGGAAGATTGAGTCAACAGAAGAaatcataaaatagaaaaacactTGTCATGCAGGCTTGGATGAGTGTGGTGTAACTTAGGCCCAAGCTGATCTGGGCATGTGCCATGATAAAAGGTCTAGTTAAAATTCTACTAGATCAGAACCCCGTGGGCCCACAAATCAATGGTTCCCTAAAATTCTACACCAAAATTTGCAGATCCATTGATTGTTAACTATATGTTCTATGTGATACTTTTTCAAGCTCTTTCAAACTCTCAAGGCATTTCTTGTAACCATAGCTTTCAAGGTAATGCCTAGGAATCCAGGCACCTTGGTCGCCGTGTTTTTTTCTCCTTGCTCCTCCAACATCTTGGGTTGCCTAGACTAGACGGCTTGACACCTATGCTTTTAACCAATAAAATGAATATAGAATATATACATGTCCTGAGCATTTGTTAAATCATTCCTACAGGGGGCTTGACAAAGGC is a window from the Macadamia integrifolia cultivar HAES 741 chromosome 5, SCU_Mint_v3, whole genome shotgun sequence genome containing:
- the LOC122080122 gene encoding adenylate kinase 4-like; amino-acid sequence: MASSNLEDIPSVDLMTELLRRMKCSTKPDKRVILVGPPGSGKGTQSPIIKDEYCLCHLATGDMLRAAVAAKTPLGIKAKEAMDKGQLVSDDLVVGIIDEAMKKPSCRKGFILDGFPRTVEQAEKLDEMLEKQGTKIDKVLNFAIDDKLLEERITGRWVHPSSGRTYHTKYEPPRVPGVDDVRSFDCH